The following DNA comes from Marichromatium purpuratum 984.
TGTCTGGGCCGCCGAACCCGGTATCCTCGCCTGGCTGAAGCGGCTCACCGCCTGACCCGGATTCCCGCGTCCAACCACAGGAACCGTATCGATGGAAGCACGCTATCGCATCGTATTCACCGGTGAACTCGCCCCTGGCAAGAAGGTCCAGACGGTGGTCCCCGAACTCGCCGCCAAGTTCCGCATGCGCAAGGAGCAGGCCCGCGAGATCCTCCTCGGCGGCGCCGAGCAGACGCTCAAGCACGACCTGCCCGAACACAAGGCCGAGCGCTATCGCGAGGCGCTCGAGGCGATCGGGCTGATGGTGCGCATCGAGCGCCAGGACACGCCGCAGGAGGCCCCGGAGACCGCCGTCCCGGCGCGCGACGAGCGCCCGTCGATGAGCGGCGCCACACGCTGTCCCAAGTGCGGCGCCCTGGAGGTCTCGCCGGTGACCGGGGTCTGCCAGGCCTGCGGGGTGGTCGCCGAGCGCTACCAGGCCAACCAGACGCGCCCCGAGGCCGCCGACCCCTATGCCCCGCCCCAGGCCGACCTCACCCCGCCGTGCGCCGACACCGGCGACGACCAGCTCCAGGATCCGGTCGCCGTCGGCGCCGGACGCGGCTGGGGTTGGGTGGCCGACGGCTGGTCGCTGTTCCGCGCCCAGCCGCTGCCCTGGATCGGCGCCCTGGTGGTGTTCTATCTGATCCTGATCGTCGTCAACCTGGTACCGGTGGTCGGCGGCCTCGCCAGCACCGTGCTCGGTCCGATGTTCACCGGCGGGCTGATGCTCGGCGCTCATGCGCAATATCGCGGCGAGCGTTTCGGCGTCGCCCATCTGTTCGCCGGCTTCAGCACCCGGCCCGGCCCCCTGGCGCTGATCGGGGCGCTCTATCTCGCCCTGACCATCGCCATCGTCGCGGTGATCATGCTGCTGATGCTCGGGCTCGGACTCGGCGCCGCCGCCCTCACCCCGATGACCGGCGCGCCGTTCGATCCGGCCGCGGTCGACCCGATGGCGACCATGGCCCCCGGGGTGGTGCTGGGGATGGTCGCGGTGATCGCGCTGCTGGTCATCCCGCTGGTGATGGCGACCCTGTTCGCGCCGGCGCTGGTGGCGATCGAGGGCGTGGCGGTGCTGCGCGCCTTCAAGCTGAGCTTCATCGGCTGTCTGCGCAACATCCTGCCCTTCCTGGTCTATGGCCTGGTGGCCTTCGGACTGCTGATCGTCGGCTCGCTCCCGCTGATGCTCGGGCTGCTGGTGGTGATCCCGCTGCTGTTCCTCGCCATCTATCGCGCCTATCGCGATATCTACTACGGCTAGCGCTCGCGGCGGCCCTTGCCGCCGCCACGCCCGACGGCGGGGCGACGTCCCTTCTCGGCCTTGCGCCGCCCCTCCGTCCCGACGTTCGGCTTGGCCGACCCGCGCCCGGCCTTGCGCTGGGGCGAGGACGATGGGCGTCGCGCAGGGCGCGCCACACTGCCGTCGGGACGCCGCCGCCCCTCGGGAGCGCCGCCGGTGCCAGCAGGCTGGAAACTCGGCACCAGGTGGCGCTTGCCGTTGCCGATGAGATCGGCGCGTCCCATGTCCTTGAGCGCGCGACGCAGCAGCGGCCAGTTCTCGGGGTCGTGATAGCGCAGCAGCGCCTTGTGCAGCCGGCGCTGACGCTGACCGCGCGGCACCACCACCCGCTCGGCGTCGCGATGGACCCGTTTGAGCGGGTTGAGACCGGTGTGGTACATGGTCGAGGCCGGCGACAACGGGGTCGGCAGGAAGGCCTGTACCTGATCGACGCGCAGCCCGTGACGCTTGAGCCAGAGCGCGAGGTTGACCATGTCGAGGTCGGTGGTGCCGGGGTGGGCGGCGATGAAGTAGGGGATCAGATACTGCTCCTTGCCAGCCTCGCGCGAGTAGCGCTCGAACAGCTCGCTGAAGCGGTCGAAGATCTCGATCCCGGGCTTCATCATCATCGCCAGCGGCCCGGCCTCGGTATGCTCGGGAGCGATCTTGAGATAACCGCCGACATGATGGGTGACCAGCTCGCGGATATAGGCCGGAGAGCGCAGCGCGAGGTCGTAGCGCAGCCCCGAGGCGATGCGAATGCGCTTGATCCCGGAGACCGCGCGCGCCTTGCGATAAAGCTCGATCAGCGGCGCGTGGTCGGCGTCGAGGTTGCGACAGATCTGCGGATAGATGCACGAGAGCCGCCGGCAGGCGGTCTGCGCCCTGGGGTTCTTGCAGGCCATCCGCCACATGTTGGCGCTGGGACCGCCGAGGTCCGAGATCGAGCCCTTGAAGCCGGGGGTGCGATCGCGGATCTCCTCGACCTCGCGCAGCACCGAGGCCTCCGAGCGACTCTGCACGATGCGCCCCTCGTGCTCGGTGATCGAGCAGAAGCTGCAGCCGCCGAAGCAGCCACGCATCATGTTGACCGAACAGCTGATCATCTCCCAGGCCGGCAGGCGCGCATCGCCATAGCTCGAGTGCGGACGACGCGCGAAGGGCAGCTCGAAGAGGCGATCGAGTTCGGTGGTGGTCAGCGGGATCGGCGGCGGATTGAGCCAGACGTCGCGCGCGCCGTGCGCCTGCACCAGGGCGCGGGCGTTGCCCGGATTGGTCTCGAGGTGGAACACCCGCGAGGCATGGGCGTAGAGCACCGGGTCGTCGCGGACCTGCTCGAACGACGGCAACCGGATCACGGTATGGGCGCGCTCGGCGCGCGCCGGCACCGGCGGGCGCGGCGGCGGGGTCTCGGGACAGGGCGGCTGCTCGGCATAGGGGTTGGGGTGCGGATCGACCCGCCCGGGACAATCGAGCACGCCGGCGTCGAGTTCGCTCCAGCCGGCGAGCGGCCCCTTGGTCATGAAGGCGGTGCCGCGCAGATCGCGGATAGTCTCGACCGGCTCGCCGGCGGCGAGCCGGTGAGCGAGTTCGACCAGCGCCCGCTCGGCGTTGCCGAACAGCAGCAGATCGGCCTTGGAGTCGGCGAGGACGCTGCGTCGCACCGTTTCCGACCAGTAGTCGTAGTGGGCGATGCGCCGCAGGCTCGCCTCGATCCCGCCGAGTACCACCGGCACCCCCTTGAACGCCTCGCGCGCACGCTGGGCATAGACCACGGCGGCGCGGTCCGGACGCCGTCCGGGCACGGCGTCCGGGGTGTAGGCGTCATCCGAGCGCAACCGGCGCTCGGCGGTGTAGTGGTTGACCATCGAGTCCATGTTGCCGCCGGTGACGCCGAAGAACAGGTTCGGTCGGCCCAGACGGCGGAAGTCCTCCGCCGTGGTCCAGTCGGGCTGGGCGATGATGCCGACACGAAAGCCCTGCGACTCGAGCACCCGGCCGATGATGGCCATGCCGAAGGAGGGGTGATCGACATAGGCATCACCACAGATGATGACGACGTCGCAGCTGTCCCAGCCGAGCAGGTCCATCTCGGCGCGGCTCATCGGCAGCTCCGGGGCGGTGCCGAACTTGTGGGCCCAGTAGCGACGGTAGGAGAAGATATCTTGGGGAGTGTTCATCGACGGCGGGCGGCATGACTCGGGGCAATCGCTCATTCTATAACCTGACACCGAGCGGCACCGAGCACACGGTCATCGTGCGCTGGACCCTCGGCAACCGATCGCTGACAATCTGTGGTTGCGGGCCGCCGATCCGACACCTCCGAGTGAGTGCGTGTATTGGACGGTCGGCGCGGAAAACGTGACCGACACCCGGAAAATCATCGTTTTCCCCTGGAAAGCCGCGACGCGCCGCACCATGTCGAGCGTTTCGCGGGACGACAAGCCATCGACCTCGGAGCGGGTCCCCCGTCACCGCCGACCCCGCGCGCAACTCGCCAGACCACCCAACCATGGTCCGTGCGACGATAACGACGGGGCACGACCGACCCAGGGCGCATGGCGCCCGATGATGGCGAGACACCTCGATACGGGCGCAACAGGAGAGAAGACGAAGTGGATCTGGCGACCTTACTGGGCATGATCGGTGCCAGCGGTGTCATCATCGGCGCGATCGCGCTCGGTGGCGACGTCATGCTTTTCATCAACGTCCCCTCGCTGCTGATCGTCATCGGCGGCACCGCATTCGCGGTGATGTTCCGCGCCACCATGGGACAGTTCATCGGCAGCTTCAAGGTCGCCATGGGGGCCTTCTTCAGCAAGAACGTGGCCCCGCAGACACTGATCGAAGAGGCCGTCGAGCTGGCTAATGTCGCACGCAAGGAGGGCATCCTCGCGCTCGAGGGTCGCGAGATCTCCCACCCCTTCCTCGAGACCGGCATCAGCATGTGCATCGACGGCCATCCCCCGGAGGTGGTGCAGAAGGTGCTCAGCAAGGACATCAACCTCACCATCCAACGTCAGGAGGCCGGCTACAGCGTGTTCAAGGCCACCGGCGACGTCGCCCCGGCGATGGGCATGATCGGCACCCTGATCGGTCTGGTGCAGATGCTCGCCAACATGGACGACCCCAAGGCGATCGGCCCGGCGATGGCCGTCGCCCTGCTCACCACGCTCTATGGCGCGGTGATCGCCAACGCCTTTGCCATCCCCATCGCCGAGAAGCTCAAACTGCGCAGCATCGAGGAGAAACTCAACAAGTCATTGATCCTGGAGTCGATCTCGGGGATCCAGGAGGGCGTCAACCCGCGCGTGCTGGAGCAAATGCTGATGACCTATCTGCCCGAGAGCCAGCGCCAGAGCGGCGACAAGGACGGCTGATGCCGTCCGCACAACAGCAAGCGGAGGTAGCGGGCGATGGCCGAGGAATGTGAATGCGAAGAGGTCGAGTGCGAGGCCGGCGCGCCGGCCTGGATGTCGACCTTCGCCGACCTGATGTCGCTGCTGATGGTCTTCTTCGTGCTGCTGCTGTCCTTCTCCGAGATGGACGTGCTCAAGTACAAGCAGATCGCCGGCTCGATGAAGATGGCCTTCGGCGTGCAACGCATGGTTGATGCCGACGACATCCCCAAGGGCACCAGCATCATCGCCCAGGAGTTCTCCCCGGCGCAGCCTCAGCCGACGGTGGTCAACGAGGTCCGACAGCAGACCGCCGACGATCTCAAGTCGGAGCTACGCATCGTCGACCCGGCGGTGATCGATGCGCAGAAGAAGGCCGAAGAGGTCGAGAAGGCGCTCGAACTGGAGATCAAGAAGGGCTTGCTGGAGGTCACCACCATCGACGATCAGGTGGTAGTGCGCATCCGCGAGAAGGGCTCTTTCCCCTCGGCCTCGGCACGGGTCAGCGCCGAGTTCCTCGGCGTGCTGCAGAAGATCGCCAAGGCGTTGAGCAAGGTCGAGGGCAAGATCCTGGTCGCCGGACACACCGATGACATCCCGATCCAGACCCGCGAGTTCGCCTCCAACTGGGTGCTCTCGGCGGCACGCGCTGCGGCGGTGGCCCATGCCGTGACCCAGAACGGCTGGATCGATCCGCAACGCGTGGAGATCCGCGCGCACGCCGACAACCACCCGCTCGAATCCAACGACACCGCCGAGGGACGCGCCAGCAACCGGCGCGTCGAGATCATCGTGCTCGGCGACCGCAGCACCGAACTGCTGCTCGAGAACGCCCTGCAGGCGATCGGGAGCGAGGAAACCATCCCACAATGACCATGCATGAACGAGGTGATCGCAAGCAACAGGAGCAGGAGCGGCGCCGCTTCTTCCGCATCGACGACACCGTCGGCCTGCGCCTGAGCCCGATCCCGCCCGCCGCCGAGGCGCGAGCACTCACCGATTTCAACGAGCGCAGCAGCGATGTCGGCCTGCTCAACGAGCTGCATGCCATCCGTGACCAGGCGCTGCCCCAACGGCGCAAGCTCGAATACAAGTTCCCCACCGTTGCCGCCTACATCAAGGTGGTCGAGCGCCAGATCGAGATGCTCACCATCGCCTTCGAGTCGCGCCAGCACGGCGGCGAACTCGAACCGCGCGAGGTCAACCTCAGCGCCCAGGGGATGTGTCTCGCACTCGATCCGCCACCGGCACCGGGCAGCCTGCTTGAGATCGAGTTGCAGCTGCTCCCGGAGGGCAACCGCATCCTCACCCTGGGACGAGTGCTCGAACGCCACGAGGGCCCCAGCGCGATCGAGTTCGAGCAGCTGCGCGATGCCGACCGCGAGGCGATCGTGCGTCACATCCATGCCCTGCAGCTGCGCCGACTGCGCCAGGAGAACGGGCTCGACTGAGCCGCAGCGCGTCGCGCCGGGTCGATGACCGACCCGGCATCATGCCCTCAGGCGCGCGGCGCGGCGCGGCGGTTCATCCGCCCGCGCACCAGCACGAAGAACAGCGGCACGAACAGCACCCCGAGCAGGGTGCTGGCGACCACGCCGCCGAGCACGCCGGTGCCGATCGCGTGCTGACTGCCCGAACCGGCACCACTGCTCAGCGCCAGCGGCAGCACGCCGAAGCCGAACGCCAGCGAGGTCATCACGATCGGGCGGATACGCATCCGCGCCGCCTCGATCGCCGCCTCGATCGCACTCTTGCCCTGCTCCTGCAGGGTGCGGGCGAACTCGACGATGAGGATGGCGTTCTTCGCCGCCAGACCGATGGTGGCGAGCAACCCGACCTGGAAGTAGATGTCGCTCGGCAAGCCGCGCCCGGTGGCGGCGAGCACCGCGCCGAGCACCCCGAGCGGCACCGCCAGCATCACCGCGAAGGGCACCGACCAACTCTCGTAGAGCGCGGCCAGGGCGAGGAACACCACCAGCGCCGAGAGCGCGTAGAGCGCCGGGGCCTGGGCGCCGGCGGCGCGCTCCTCGAAGGAGATCCCGGTCCACTCCATGCCGATGCCCGGCGGCAGCTTGTCGACCAGCGACTCGACCACCGCCATCGCCTCGCCCGAGCTGACCCCAGGGGCGGCCTGACCCAGCACCTCGGCCGAGGCCAGGCCGTTGTAGCGCTCCAGGCGCGGCGAGCCATAGGTCCACTCGCCCGCGGCGAAGGCCGAGAAGGGCACCATCTCGCCGTGCTCGTTGCGCACGTACCAGGCATCGAGGTCCTCGGGCTGCATGCGGAAGCCGGCATCGGCCTGCATGTAGACCTTCTTCACCCGCCCGGCGTGGACGAAGTCGTCGATATAGGCGCTGCCCCAGGCACTCGACAGGGTGTCGTTGATATCGGCCAGCGACAGCCCGAGCGCACCGGCCTTGGTGCGATCGACCTCGATCTGGTACTGCGCCTCGTCCATCCGACCGTTGGGCCGAACCCCCACCAGCGCGGGGTGCTCGGCGGCCATCCCCAGCAGTTGACCACGCGCGGCCATCAGCGCCTCGTGGCCGAGTTCGCCCTGGTCCTGCAGTTGCAGATCCCAGCCGGTGGCGTTGCCGAGTTCGATCACCGGCGGCGGCGCGAAGGCGAACACCTGGGCGTCGCGGACCCGCGCGAAGCGCTGCATCGCCCGTCCAGCCAGCGCCTTGACCTGCTGATCCGGGCGCGGTCGCAGCTCCCAGTCCTTCAGCTGGACGAAGCCGATGGCCATGTTCTGCCCCTGACCGGCGAAGCTGAAGCCGGCGACGGTGATCAGCTGCTCGACCGTCTCCTGCTCATCCTCGAGGAAGTAGTGCTCGACCTCGCGAACCACCTCCAGGGTGCGCTCCTGGCTCGCCCCCGAGGGCAGCACCACCTGCACCACCAGGATGCCCTGGTCCTCATCTGGCAGGAAGGCGGTGGGCATGCGCATGTAGAGCATGGCGAGCACGCCGACCAGCGCCAGATAGAGCCCGAGGAACACCCAGCGCCGACGGACGATGCCGCCGACGCTGCGGGTATAGCCGCCGACGCTGCGCTCGAAGTTGCGGTTGAACCAACCGAAGAAACCGCGATCCGGGGCGTGATCGGTGCGCTTGAGCAGGGTCGCGGTGAGCGCCGGGCTGAGGGTCAGGGCGACCACCACCGACAGCAGCATGGCCGAGACGATGGTCACCGAGAACTGCCGATAGATCACCCCGGTCGAGCCGCCGAAGAAGGCCATCGGCACGAACACCGCCGAGAGCACCAGGGCGATGCCGATCAGCGCGCTGGTGATCTGGTCCATCGAACGCCGGGTCGCCTCGCGCGGCTCCAGCCCCTCCTCGTGCATCACCCGCTCGACGTTCTCCACCACCACGATGGCGTCGTCGACCAGCAGGCCGATGGCCAGCACCATGGCGAACAGGGTCAGGGTGTTGATCGAGTAGCCGAAGGCGGCGAGCACGCCGAAGGTGCCGAGCAGCACCACCGGCACCGCGATCGCCGGGATCAGGGTGGCGCGCAGGTTCTGCAGGAACAGATACATCACCACGAACACCAGCAGCACCGCCTCGAGCAGGGTCTTGATCACCTCGTGGATGGAGATGCGCACGAAGGGCGTGGTGTCGTAGGGGAAGACCGCCTCGACCCCTTCGGGGAAGAAGGCCGCGAGTTCGTCGAGCTTGTGCCTGATCGCGTCGGCCGTCTCCAGCGCGTTGGCGCCGGTGGCCAGACGGATGCCCAGCCCCGAGGCGGGCTGACCGTTGTGGTGCGCGATCTTGCCGTAGGTCTCGCCGGCGAGCTCGATACGGGCGACGTCGCGCAGATGGACGGTGGCGCCATCGCTGGTGGTGCGCAACCGGATGGCGCCGAACGCCTCCGGGGTGCTCAGCCGATCCTGGACGTTGATGGTGGCGGTGATGCGCTGACCCGGCAGCGCCGGCTGCGCACCGAGCTCGCCGGCCGAGATCTGCGCGTTCTCGGCGCGCACCGCAGCGGCCACGTCGGCGGGGGTCAGGCCGTACTGGTTGAGCCGATTGGGGTCGAGCCAGAGGCGCATCGCGTACTGCGAGCCGAAGGCGGTGACCTCGCCCACGCCCTTGACCCGACTGATCGGGTCCTTGATGCGGCTGGCGACGAAGTCGCCGAGATCGGTGCGGTCGAGCCGACCATCACGCGAGACGAAGGCCACCACCATGAGGAAGTTGCGCACCGACTTGGCGACCTGGATGCCCTGCTGCTGCACCCTCTGCGGGAGCATCGGCAGCGCCAGCTGCAGCTTGTTCTGCACCTGCATCTGGGCGATATCGGGATCGATGTCGTTGTCGAAGGTCAGGGTGATCGCGGCGATGCCGGTCGACTCGCTGGTGGCCGACATGTAGCGCAGACCGTCGAGCCCGTTCATCTGCTGCTCGATGACCTGGGTGACCGAGTCCTCCAGGGTGCGCGCCGAGGCCCCCGGATAGGTCGCGGTGATGGTGATCGCCGGCGGCGCGATGTTGGGATACTGCGACACCGGCAGCCCCAGGATCGAGAGCACGCCGGCGAGCATGATGACGATGGCGATGACCCAGGCGAACACCGGGCGATCGATGAAGAAACGGGCCATGACGGGCGACCTCTGCTCCAGGATGGACGAATGCGCGAATGCAAGGGGTGGCGGCGCCGGGACCGACGCCGTCAACGGACGGAACGGGGCTTAGTCGCCCGCCGGCGCGGGCGAGTCGATCTCGACGGCGCGCACCTCGGCGCCCGCACGCGCCTTCTGCACGCCCTCGACGATCACCCGATCGCCGTGCTCCAGCCCG
Coding sequences within:
- a CDS encoding YgiQ family radical SAM protein — protein: MNTPQDIFSYRRYWAHKFGTAPELPMSRAEMDLLGWDSCDVVIICGDAYVDHPSFGMAIIGRVLESQGFRVGIIAQPDWTTAEDFRRLGRPNLFFGVTGGNMDSMVNHYTAERRLRSDDAYTPDAVPGRRPDRAAVVYAQRAREAFKGVPVVLGGIEASLRRIAHYDYWSETVRRSVLADSKADLLLFGNAERALVELAHRLAAGEPVETIRDLRGTAFMTKGPLAGWSELDAGVLDCPGRVDPHPNPYAEQPPCPETPPPRPPVPARAERAHTVIRLPSFEQVRDDPVLYAHASRVFHLETNPGNARALVQAHGARDVWLNPPPIPLTTTELDRLFELPFARRPHSSYGDARLPAWEMISCSVNMMRGCFGGCSFCSITEHEGRIVQSRSEASVLREVEEIRDRTPGFKGSISDLGGPSANMWRMACKNPRAQTACRRLSCIYPQICRNLDADHAPLIELYRKARAVSGIKRIRIASGLRYDLALRSPAYIRELVTHHVGGYLKIAPEHTEAGPLAMMMKPGIEIFDRFSELFERYSREAGKEQYLIPYFIAAHPGTTDLDMVNLALWLKRHGLRVDQVQAFLPTPLSPASTMYHTGLNPLKRVHRDAERVVVPRGQRQRRLHKALLRYHDPENWPLLRRALKDMGRADLIGNGKRHLVPSFQPAGTGGAPEGRRRPDGSVARPARRPSSSPQRKAGRGSAKPNVGTEGRRKAEKGRRPAVGRGGGKGRRER
- a CDS encoding BPSS1780 family membrane protein; its protein translation is MEARYRIVFTGELAPGKKVQTVVPELAAKFRMRKEQAREILLGGAEQTLKHDLPEHKAERYREALEAIGLMVRIERQDTPQEAPETAVPARDERPSMSGATRCPKCGALEVSPVTGVCQACGVVAERYQANQTRPEAADPYAPPQADLTPPCADTGDDQLQDPVAVGAGRGWGWVADGWSLFRAQPLPWIGALVVFYLILIVVNLVPVVGGLASTVLGPMFTGGLMLGAHAQYRGERFGVAHLFAGFSTRPGPLALIGALYLALTIAIVAVIMLLMLGLGLGAAALTPMTGAPFDPAAVDPMATMAPGVVLGMVAVIALLVIPLVMATLFAPALVAIEGVAVLRAFKLSFIGCLRNILPFLVYGLVAFGLLIVGSLPLMLGLLVVIPLLFLAIYRAYRDIYYG
- a CDS encoding efflux RND transporter permease subunit, yielding MARFFIDRPVFAWVIAIVIMLAGVLSILGLPVSQYPNIAPPAITITATYPGASARTLEDSVTQVIEQQMNGLDGLRYMSATSESTGIAAITLTFDNDIDPDIAQMQVQNKLQLALPMLPQRVQQQGIQVAKSVRNFLMVVAFVSRDGRLDRTDLGDFVASRIKDPISRVKGVGEVTAFGSQYAMRLWLDPNRLNQYGLTPADVAAAVRAENAQISAGELGAQPALPGQRITATINVQDRLSTPEAFGAIRLRTTSDGATVHLRDVARIELAGETYGKIAHHNGQPASGLGIRLATGANALETADAIRHKLDELAAFFPEGVEAVFPYDTTPFVRISIHEVIKTLLEAVLLVFVVMYLFLQNLRATLIPAIAVPVVLLGTFGVLAAFGYSINTLTLFAMVLAIGLLVDDAIVVVENVERVMHEEGLEPREATRRSMDQITSALIGIALVLSAVFVPMAFFGGSTGVIYRQFSVTIVSAMLLSVVVALTLSPALTATLLKRTDHAPDRGFFGWFNRNFERSVGGYTRSVGGIVRRRWVFLGLYLALVGVLAMLYMRMPTAFLPDEDQGILVVQVVLPSGASQERTLEVVREVEHYFLEDEQETVEQLITVAGFSFAGQGQNMAIGFVQLKDWELRPRPDQQVKALAGRAMQRFARVRDAQVFAFAPPPVIELGNATGWDLQLQDQGELGHEALMAARGQLLGMAAEHPALVGVRPNGRMDEAQYQIEVDRTKAGALGLSLADINDTLSSAWGSAYIDDFVHAGRVKKVYMQADAGFRMQPEDLDAWYVRNEHGEMVPFSAFAAGEWTYGSPRLERYNGLASAEVLGQAAPGVSSGEAMAVVESLVDKLPPGIGMEWTGISFEERAAGAQAPALYALSALVVFLALAALYESWSVPFAVMLAVPLGVLGAVLAATGRGLPSDIYFQVGLLATIGLAAKNAILIVEFARTLQEQGKSAIEAAIEAARMRIRPIVMTSLAFGFGVLPLALSSGAGSGSQHAIGTGVLGGVVASTLLGVLFVPLFFVLVRGRMNRRAAPRA
- a CDS encoding PilZ domain-containing protein; translation: MTMHERGDRKQQEQERRRFFRIDDTVGLRLSPIPPAAEARALTDFNERSSDVGLLNELHAIRDQALPQRRKLEYKFPTVAAYIKVVERQIEMLTIAFESRQHGGELEPREVNLSAQGMCLALDPPPAPGSLLEIELQLLPEGNRILTLGRVLERHEGPSAIEFEQLRDADREAIVRHIHALQLRRLRQENGLD
- the pomA gene encoding flagellar motor protein PomA codes for the protein MDLATLLGMIGASGVIIGAIALGGDVMLFINVPSLLIVIGGTAFAVMFRATMGQFIGSFKVAMGAFFSKNVAPQTLIEEAVELANVARKEGILALEGREISHPFLETGISMCIDGHPPEVVQKVLSKDINLTIQRQEAGYSVFKATGDVAPAMGMIGTLIGLVQMLANMDDPKAIGPAMAVALLTTLYGAVIANAFAIPIAEKLKLRSIEEKLNKSLILESISGIQEGVNPRVLEQMLMTYLPESQRQSGDKDG
- the tssL gene encoding type VI secretion system protein TssL, long form; its protein translation is MAEECECEEVECEAGAPAWMSTFADLMSLLMVFFVLLLSFSEMDVLKYKQIAGSMKMAFGVQRMVDADDIPKGTSIIAQEFSPAQPQPTVVNEVRQQTADDLKSELRIVDPAVIDAQKKAEEVEKALELEIKKGLLEVTTIDDQVVVRIREKGSFPSASARVSAEFLGVLQKIAKALSKVEGKILVAGHTDDIPIQTREFASNWVLSAARAAAVAHAVTQNGWIDPQRVEIRAHADNHPLESNDTAEGRASNRRVEIIVLGDRSTELLLENALQAIGSEETIPQ